Proteins found in one Clostridium kluyveri DSM 555 genomic segment:
- a CDS encoding RNA polymerase sigma factor, producing MADFGEIYSEYFSDVYKYVLSLYMDEAVAEEITQETFFKAMQHIDKFNGSCKLYVWLCQIAKNTYFTLYKKKKRIVSDLDTGIPDISFNLETDYLDKDTSKQLHIELHNLTEPYKEVFTLRVFGELPFSQIGELFGKTDSWARLIFYRAKKQLQEVIK from the coding sequence GTGGCGGATTTCGGTGAGATATATTCGGAATATTTTTCCGACGTTTATAAATATGTACTATCCCTTTATATGGATGAGGCTGTTGCAGAAGAAATAACGCAAGAAACCTTTTTTAAGGCAATGCAGCACATAGATAAATTTAATGGTTCTTGCAAGCTGTATGTTTGGCTTTGTCAAATAGCAAAGAACACCTATTTTACACTTTATAAAAAGAAAAAGCGTATTGTATCAGACTTGGATACAGGCATACCGGATATATCTTTCAACTTAGAAACGGATTATCTTGACAAGGATACGTCGAAACAGCTGCACATTGAGTTGCATAATCTAACTGAACCATACAAAGAAGTTTTTACTTTACGGGTGTTTGGAGAACTGCCATTCTCACAAATCGGGGAACTATTCGGAAAAACTGACAGTTGGGCAAGACTGATTTTTTATAGGGCCAAAAAGCAATTACAGGAGGTAATAAAATGA
- a CDS encoding helix-turn-helix domain-containing protein: MDYISAPETAKKLGISEQCVQKLCEENRISGVIRFSQMWLIPKDAEKPADGRRKENKKV, from the coding sequence ATGGATTATATTTCTGCCCCGGAAACAGCAAAGAAGTTGGGTATTTCAGAACAGTGCGTACAAAAACTTTGTGAGGAAAACCGCATATCTGGTGTGATAAGATTCAGTCAAATGTGGCTGATACCGAAAGACGCTGAAAAGCCCGCAGACGGACGCCGGAAAGAAAATAAAAAAGTTTGA
- a CDS encoding ABC transporter ATP-binding protein, translated as MLNLKEMLMLTDKGYSDLKKAIIACTITNLSLMLPFGVTIGIFTELLKPLMGQKISWTIMWILFGAGIISAILVFIASKNDYKKTYVTSYMEAENTRISVSEHIRKLPMSFFNSKDLSELTTNIMGDCSTTEHVLSHIIPQLCANAISITIICAMLAIFDWRLALSIFCTVPIALLVILGSKKIQNKLGEKHVDAKLKASGQVQEYLEGIKVIKACGLDGSKFSSLDSSLRLMKKMAIKMEFGTGIFVTGAQMIIQAGVGLTVFVGVYLLTEGKIELIPLLMFLLIVVRIYGPVVVELTLLPELFYHRIATKRMRTLINTPVMEGDTQTQITNWNIDFENVSFSYNNKNPQEDVVIKNLTVSIPSDTITALVGPSGCGKSTISRLIARFWDVNKGRIKIGGVDVKTLDPEYLMSYMSFVFQDVILFNDTVYNNIRIGNLEATEHQVMEAAKAACCDKFVNELPDGYQTTLGENGSTLSGGERQRISIARALLKNAPIVLLDEATASLDPENEVWIQQAISKLISGKTVIVIAHRLRTVAGADKIIVLNEGKLVEEGTHDTLIKNKGLYERLYNIQQESLGWSV; from the coding sequence ATGCTTAATCTCAAGGAGATGTTGATGCTTACAGATAAAGGCTATTCCGATTTAAAGAAGGCCATAATAGCATGTACTATTACCAATCTCTCACTAATGCTGCCCTTTGGCGTGACCATTGGAATTTTTACCGAACTATTAAAACCGCTCATGGGTCAGAAAATTTCATGGACAATAATGTGGATACTGTTTGGAGCCGGTATCATATCGGCAATTTTGGTGTTTATCGCCAGCAAAAATGATTATAAAAAAACCTATGTAACCTCTTATATGGAGGCTGAGAATACGCGAATCAGCGTCTCTGAGCATATACGAAAACTTCCCATGAGCTTTTTTAATTCCAAGGATTTATCAGAGCTTACCACGAATATCATGGGAGACTGCTCTACTACTGAACATGTATTGAGTCATATAATTCCGCAATTGTGTGCCAATGCTATTTCTATCACCATTATTTGTGCCATGCTTGCCATATTTGACTGGAGGCTTGCACTTTCTATATTCTGCACTGTACCCATTGCGCTTCTTGTCATTTTAGGCAGTAAAAAGATTCAGAATAAATTGGGAGAAAAACATGTGGATGCAAAGCTAAAGGCATCCGGACAGGTGCAGGAATATCTGGAGGGTATCAAGGTTATCAAGGCATGCGGTTTGGACGGTTCCAAGTTCTCATCATTAGATAGCTCTTTACGTTTGATGAAAAAAATGGCTATTAAAATGGAATTTGGCACCGGGATTTTTGTTACAGGGGCTCAGATGATTATACAGGCTGGTGTGGGACTTACAGTCTTTGTCGGCGTTTATCTACTGACAGAGGGTAAAATTGAGCTCATCCCATTATTAATGTTTTTGCTCATCGTTGTAAGAATCTATGGACCAGTTGTTGTTGAACTTACTTTATTACCAGAACTATTTTATCATCGCATTGCTACAAAGCGAATGCGTACTTTAATAAATACACCGGTTATGGAAGGAGATACTCAAACACAGATTACAAACTGGAATATTGATTTTGAAAATGTGTCCTTCAGCTATAATAATAAGAATCCTCAGGAAGATGTGGTAATCAAAAATCTTACAGTATCCATCCCTTCAGATACTATTACAGCTCTGGTAGGTCCTTCAGGATGCGGAAAAAGCACAATTTCAAGACTAATTGCACGGTTTTGGGATGTAAACAAGGGAAGGATTAAAATTGGAGGCGTGGATGTTAAAACACTGGATCCGGAATATCTTATGAGCTATATGTCCTTTGTATTTCAGGATGTTATTCTCTTTAACGATACGGTATACAATAATATCCGCATCGGAAATCTAGAGGCAACAGAACATCAAGTGATGGAGGCTGCAAAAGCAGCTTGCTGCGACAAGTTTGTAAATGAATTACCTGACGGTTATCAAACAACGCTCGGTGAAAACGGCAGTACCCTTTCAGGCGGTGAGCGACAGCGAATTTCAATTGCCCGTGCACTTTTAAAGAATGCACCTATCGTACTGCTGGATGAAGCTACAGCTTCTTTAGATCCTGAAAATGAGGTATGGATTCAGCAGGCCATCTCTAAATTGATTTCGGGAAAAACAGTTATTGTAATCGCACACAGACTGAGAACAGTTGCAGGGGCGGATAAAATCATTGTTTTAAATGAAGGTAAACTAGTGGAGGAAGGTACCCATGATACATTGATCAAAAATAAAGGCCTATATGAAAGACTATACAATATTCAGCAGGAAAGTCTAGGCTGGAGTGTATAG
- a CDS encoding ABC transporter ATP-binding protein — MKQKTAIAKKPKTGMTRLMELAATKKPLMITSVILSALASIASFIPYIAIYYIVLEIMGIYPEFSALDVERTIGFGWIAFGGIILNILLYFLALMCSHLAAFGTLYELKVNFASHLAKVPLGFHVLVGSGKLRKIMDENIEKIEGFIAHQLPDMVASFVAPLVMFIILLVVDWRFGLAAIVGIVIAFVIQMIAYGNDGAKTMMKKYQTSLEDMNNASVEYIRGITVVKAFKQTVYSFRRMHKAIKEYTNMVIPYTLSWENYMSAFITIVNNIYLFLIPVGILIGLNTTDYISFASKFIFYLIFVPSIATIMTKIMYVSTSGIQIIGGVERMDEILHTASLSQPKNPKTTKKHEIIFENVSFSYADQEAAALSRVSFSAEENQITAIVGPSGGGKSTIAHLIPRFFDVTEGSIRIGGVDIRHMNTNYLMEKVSFVFQDVFLFKQSIMENIRMGNQNATNEQIIAAAKAAQCHEFIEKLHNKYDTVIGTKGIHLSGGEQHRIAIARAIVKNAPIIILDEATAFSDPENEHLIQRAFKKLMHGKTVVMIAHRLSTIRSANKIVVIDKGHLIEQGIHDELLAKEGKYFAMWNMYVKMLDWKMNRKGGETNA; from the coding sequence ATGAAACAGAAAACTGCAATAGCCAAAAAACCGAAAACTGGAATGACAAGGCTAATGGAACTTGCGGCCACAAAAAAACCGCTTATGATCACTTCGGTGATTTTATCCGCACTGGCTTCTATTGCTTCTTTTATTCCGTATATCGCTATTTACTATATCGTTTTGGAGATCATGGGAATATATCCCGAATTCTCAGCCCTTGATGTAGAAAGGACAATTGGATTCGGCTGGATTGCTTTTGGAGGTATTATTCTGAATATCCTATTGTACTTTTTAGCTCTGATGTGTTCACATCTTGCAGCCTTCGGTACGCTGTACGAATTGAAGGTAAATTTTGCATCACATCTCGCTAAAGTACCCCTAGGCTTTCACGTTTTAGTCGGCAGCGGTAAACTACGCAAGATTATGGATGAGAACATTGAAAAGATCGAAGGATTTATCGCCCATCAACTTCCCGATATGGTAGCATCTTTTGTTGCACCACTTGTCATGTTCATCATTTTACTTGTTGTTGACTGGCGCTTTGGTCTCGCAGCAATCGTAGGCATTGTCATTGCCTTTGTTATTCAGATGATTGCCTACGGAAATGATGGAGCAAAGACCATGATGAAAAAATATCAAACCTCACTAGAAGATATGAACAATGCATCTGTAGAATATATAAGAGGCATTACCGTAGTCAAAGCTTTCAAACAAACCGTATATTCCTTTCGCAGGATGCACAAAGCAATAAAGGAATATACTAATATGGTGATTCCCTATACATTAAGCTGGGAAAATTATATGTCGGCCTTTATCACAATTGTAAATAACATTTACTTATTTTTAATACCAGTAGGTATTCTAATTGGACTCAATACAACAGATTATATTTCATTTGCCAGCAAATTTATTTTTTATTTGATTTTTGTACCCTCTATTGCAACCATTATGACGAAAATTATGTATGTTTCTACCAGCGGCATCCAAATCATCGGTGGAGTAGAACGAATGGATGAAATTCTGCACACTGCATCACTGTCTCAACCCAAAAATCCAAAAACAACTAAAAAGCATGAAATTATTTTTGAAAATGTATCTTTTTCTTATGCAGATCAAGAAGCTGCGGCCCTGTCCCGCGTTTCATTCAGCGCGGAGGAAAATCAAATTACAGCTATTGTGGGCCCTTCCGGGGGAGGAAAAAGTACCATCGCCCATCTGATTCCGCGTTTTTTTGATGTAACAGAAGGAAGCATCCGAATTGGTGGGGTGGACATTCGCCATATGAATACAAATTATTTGATGGAAAAAGTTAGCTTTGTATTCCAGGATGTATTTCTCTTTAAACAGAGTATTATGGAAAATATCCGTATGGGAAATCAAAATGCAACAAATGAACAAATAATTGCTGCGGCCAAAGCCGCCCAATGCCATGAATTTATTGAAAAGCTGCATAATAAATATGATACTGTGATTGGCACAAAAGGAATTCATCTATCAGGAGGGGAGCAGCATCGTATTGCCATTGCAAGGGCCATTGTAAAAAATGCACCAATTATTATACTAGATGAAGCAACTGCATTTTCGGATCCCGAGAATGAACATCTTATCCAAAGGGCTTTTAAAAAGCTAATGCATGGCAAAACAGTGGTTATGATTGCACACCGTTTGTCTACCATACGGAGTGCTAATAAAATAGTGGTAATTGACAAGGGCCATCTTATCGAGCAGGGCATCCATGATGAACTACTTGCAAAAGAAGGAAAATATTTCGCCATGTGGAATATGTATGTCAAAATGTTGGATTGGAAGATGAACAGAAAGGGGGGCGAAACAAATGCTTAA
- a CDS encoding helix-turn-helix domain-containing protein: protein MAIILRLDRVMADRKISVNELADKIGIANVNLSKIKTGKISAIRFSTLNAICDILDCQPGDILEFQKDENKT from the coding sequence ATGGCAATTATATTAAGGTTGGATAGGGTAATGGCTGATCGTAAAATATCGGTTAACGAATTGGCGGATAAGATTGGTATTGCAAACGTCAATCTATCGAAGATAAAAACTGGCAAAATTAGCGCAATACGTTTTTCTACGCTTAACGCAATCTGTGATATATTGGATTGTCAGCCTGGAGATATCCTTGAATTTCAGAAAGATGAAAACAAAACATAA
- a CDS encoding class I SAM-dependent methyltransferase produces the protein MEKKPILQVQTVQNTMLLPLWGRAVASEKNPEILYDKQAIDIIKNYDYNFKNVAKTFGEFGGICYVIRARKIEDAIREFIRKYPRGTVVNIGAGLDTSFSRVDNGSILWYNLDLPDSIAFRRSFIPDSERNISIAKSLFDTTWFDDVKFTFEDGIFFVSGGVFYFFKEQQLREILRIMARRFPGGELYFDAESRTAVKKSNNMIKKTGNKGATMYFYVNDAKKFQSWSSAIKLVSCEGYFKNIPFNKQWSLRLRLMMRMSDWTHMMKFVHLRFLK, from the coding sequence ATGGAAAAAAAACCAATATTACAGGTGCAGACAGTACAAAACACAATGCTTCTTCCGCTTTGGGGACGTGCTGTAGCTAGTGAGAAGAATCCTGAAATACTGTATGATAAGCAAGCTATTGATATTATCAAAAACTATGATTATAATTTTAAAAATGTTGCAAAAACCTTTGGGGAATTTGGTGGCATTTGTTATGTAATACGTGCACGTAAAATTGAAGATGCTATTCGGGAATTTATACGAAAGTATCCTCGAGGGACAGTAGTAAATATTGGAGCAGGTCTGGATACATCCTTTTCCAGAGTTGATAATGGAAGTATACTATGGTATAACCTGGATTTACCTGATTCTATTGCTTTTCGCAGGAGTTTTATTCCAGATTCTGAGCGTAATATTAGTATTGCAAAATCTTTGTTTGATACTACATGGTTTGATGATGTAAAATTTACCTTTGAAGATGGCATATTTTTTGTTTCGGGAGGGGTTTTCTATTTTTTTAAAGAACAGCAACTTCGTGAAATATTAAGGATAATGGCAAGGCGTTTTCCAGGAGGAGAATTGTATTTTGATGCTGAATCCAGAACGGCAGTTAAAAAATCAAATAATATGATTAAAAAAACAGGGAATAAAGGAGCCACAATGTATTTTTATGTTAATGATGCAAAGAAATTTCAAAGTTGGTCATCAGCTATCAAATTGGTTTCCTGTGAAGGCTATTTTAAAAATATTCCATTTAATAAACAATGGAGTCTTAGACTTCGTTTGATGATGAGGATGTCGGATTGGACGCATATGATGAAATTTGTTCATCTACGTTTTTTAAAATAA
- a CDS encoding class I SAM-dependent methyltransferase, translated as MISLNGVQETLLIPLAIKASETKRSNARIHDLKAVEIIEKLNLDTSKYDKFMSHEGVVARTILFDDATKYYLKKYPKSVCISIGCGFDSRFSRVDNGILIWYDLDFPEVIYARKQFLPEHERVHLIEKSALDASWPDEIKKGYKTIIIIEGMLMYLKEEEVKQLLQIIKNNFNDIILLVELMPSISSKSSKFHDTVKNTDATFKWGVKSGKEVEKLCDGLKLVYEKSFNCEMKKHSFRGKLFASIPIIRNFNDRLAVFALNKF; from the coding sequence ATGATTTCGTTAAACGGTGTGCAGGAAACTCTGTTAATACCCCTTGCCATTAAGGCGAGTGAAACCAAACGATCCAATGCAAGGATACATGATTTAAAAGCTGTGGAAATCATAGAAAAGTTGAATTTGGACACTTCCAAATATGATAAATTTATGAGCCACGAAGGTGTTGTAGCAAGAACCATTCTTTTTGATGATGCTACTAAGTACTATTTGAAAAAATACCCTAAATCCGTTTGCATTTCTATTGGATGTGGTTTTGATTCAAGATTCTCAAGAGTTGATAATGGAATATTAATTTGGTATGATTTGGACTTTCCTGAAGTGATTTATGCTAGAAAACAATTTTTACCAGAGCATGAAAGAGTGCATTTAATAGAAAAATCTGCATTAGATGCCTCATGGCCTGATGAAATAAAAAAAGGCTATAAAACTATTATCATTATAGAAGGAATGCTAATGTATTTAAAAGAAGAAGAGGTAAAGCAACTTTTACAAATTATAAAAAACAATTTTAATGACATCATATTACTAGTAGAACTTATGCCATCTATTTCGTCAAAAAGTAGCAAATTTCATGATACAGTCAAAAATACAGATGCAACATTTAAATGGGGTGTTAAATCGGGAAAAGAAGTTGAAAAACTCTGTGATGGTCTGAAACTTGTTTATGAAAAGAGTTTTAATTGTGAAATGAAAAAACACTCCTTCAGAGGCAAACTGTTTGCTTCCATTCCCATCATTCGAAATTTTAATGATCGGCTTGCTGTTTTTGCATTGAATAAATTTTAA
- a CDS encoding MarR family winged helix-turn-helix transcriptional regulator — protein MTHNQNFLNLWISILYRYRKNYMNKKLEAYGGASGSSLLILSIYKNDGISQEQISDLLKVDKGSIARAIKKLEQGNYVRRQEDATDKRANKVYLTPKALALVPEIQSAITDWNKQIMTGIPVESQKIFLNCIEQMAKNACDTCL, from the coding sequence ATGACACATAACCAAAATTTCTTAAATCTTTGGATATCTATACTATACCGTTATCGTAAAAACTATATGAATAAAAAGTTGGAGGCATATGGTGGAGCAAGTGGTTCTTCTCTACTGATTTTATCGATTTACAAAAATGATGGAATTAGCCAGGAACAAATATCGGATTTGTTGAAAGTGGATAAAGGTTCTATCGCAAGGGCAATAAAAAAACTAGAACAGGGAAATTATGTAAGGCGCCAGGAAGACGCAACTGATAAAAGAGCCAATAAGGTCTATTTAACTCCAAAAGCATTAGCTCTCGTTCCTGAGATTCAATCTGCAATTACAGATTGGAATAAACAAATCATGACAGGTATTCCAGTGGAATCACAAAAAATCTTCTTGAACTGCATAGAACAAATGGCAAAAAACGCATGTGATACATGCCTTTAA
- a CDS encoding MFS transporter — protein sequence MKQKHNKKHYKWIALSNTTLGVLMASLNNNIILISLPAIFRGMNVDPLSANGASYMLWMLMGFTVVTATLLVSFGRISDIYGRVRLYNLGFGIFTAASILLYLTPGNGSNGIILMILFRLLQGVGAGFLFSNSTAILTDAFSSKERGMAMGLNQIAGIGGSLLGLVIGGVLAEIDWRLVFLVSVPVGLFGTIWAYIKLKEQSVPDKTQKIDWLGNSTFAVGLTLLLLALTYGIMPYGSSKMGWGNPFVILGISLGLLLLIVFVFIERKVKMPMFHLELFKNRAFAFGNLSLFISSIARGGLQFMLIIWLQGIWLPLHGYSFESTPLWAGIYMLPMMIGFFIMGPLCGKLSDQYGARFFATGGMLFSALGFILLTLLPANFGYNIFIVILLILGCGMGMFAAPNTTAIMNSVPASQRGATSGMRSTFQNTGMALSMTLYFAIIILGLAHNLPSILYSGLINVGVPSTMAQQISNMPPTSALFAAFLGYNPMGALIDQQTLSTIPSATKTIILGNHFFPLTIAPAVMSSLRLAFYISAVMSAIAAVASYMRGKQYVHDES from the coding sequence ATGAAACAAAAACATAATAAAAAACATTATAAATGGATTGCTCTTTCTAATACAACCCTTGGCGTACTTATGGCTTCATTAAATAACAATATAATTCTAATTTCACTTCCTGCAATCTTTCGAGGAATGAATGTGGATCCATTATCGGCAAATGGTGCTTCATATATGCTATGGATGCTGATGGGCTTTACTGTAGTAACCGCCACATTACTGGTTTCCTTTGGTAGGATTTCGGATATCTATGGCCGTGTACGTCTATACAATTTAGGTTTTGGAATTTTTACAGCAGCCTCCATTTTACTGTATCTGACTCCTGGGAACGGATCAAATGGCATCATTTTAATGATTTTGTTCAGACTTCTACAGGGAGTGGGAGCAGGATTTTTATTTTCTAACAGCACTGCTATTCTTACTGATGCTTTTTCTTCTAAAGAGCGTGGTATGGCTATGGGACTCAACCAAATTGCTGGTATTGGGGGATCATTGCTTGGTCTTGTTATCGGAGGAGTCCTTGCCGAAATTGACTGGCGCCTTGTTTTTCTTGTAAGTGTACCCGTTGGATTATTTGGAACTATATGGGCGTATATCAAACTCAAAGAACAGTCTGTACCGGATAAAACACAAAAGATTGACTGGTTAGGAAATAGTACATTCGCTGTTGGTCTAACTCTACTGCTGCTGGCACTAACCTATGGAATTATGCCATATGGTTCATCCAAAATGGGCTGGGGCAATCCTTTTGTGATTTTGGGAATAAGTTTAGGTTTATTACTGCTTATTGTATTTGTATTTATCGAACGAAAAGTCAAGATGCCCATGTTCCATCTGGAATTATTCAAAAATCGTGCGTTTGCCTTTGGTAATTTAAGTCTGTTTATATCATCCATCGCACGAGGTGGTTTACAATTCATGTTGATTATTTGGTTACAAGGAATATGGCTTCCATTACATGGCTACAGTTTTGAATCTACCCCATTGTGGGCGGGCATTTATATGTTGCCCATGATGATTGGCTTCTTTATAATGGGACCATTATGTGGAAAACTATCAGATCAATATGGTGCTCGATTTTTTGCCACAGGCGGGATGCTATTTTCAGCTCTTGGTTTTATCCTTTTGACGCTTTTGCCAGCTAATTTTGGATACAACATTTTTATTGTAATCTTATTAATCCTAGGCTGTGGTATGGGCATGTTTGCCGCACCAAATACCACTGCAATCATGAATTCTGTTCCTGCTTCTCAAAGAGGAGCTACCTCGGGAATGAGGTCAACCTTTCAGAATACCGGAATGGCTTTAAGTATGACACTTTATTTTGCAATTATTATCCTTGGACTTGCACATAACTTACCCTCTATTTTATACAGTGGATTGATTAATGTTGGCGTTCCATCCACAATGGCACAGCAGATTTCCAACATGCCTCCTACATCAGCTTTGTTTGCAGCATTTCTAGGATATAATCCAATGGGAGCACTCATTGATCAACAGACTCTTTCTACCATTCCAAGTGCTACTAAAACAATTATTTTGGGTAATCATTTTTTTCCATTAACTATAGCACCTGCGGTAATGTCGAGTCTACGCCTTGCATTTTATATTTCGGCTGTTATGTCTGCCATTGCTGCAGTTGCATCCTACATGCGTGGCAAACAATATGTGCATGACGAATCATGA
- a CDS encoding cation-translocating P-type ATPase, with product MEGPLRLIPDKAKRIKKSDNNSLAEEIVDVSTLRIGDMIRILPGEIIVADGEIISGETSVNQSVLTGESLPVDKFVGDVVFTGTLNCFGSIDVAVTKTLQNSSLKKMVLLAKEAENKQAPMQKIVDKWAQCLVPIACLIAIVGYFITKDLIKAVTILVVFCPCALALATPVSIVAAIGQATKFGVVIKSGEALEKMGKVSVVAFDKTGTLTKGILEVSDIISFNIEENKLLSLAASCESHSEHPIGKAITSYVREKKIPTHRVSNFVMSIGKGVHGIVQEKLILCGNEKLLEDFHVSYEDSLKLTLNEFYSQGKAVVIIAGDYKVIGFIALSDVLKENVKEAIYSLHSAGIHRTILLTGDNKNAAEYIAKKSGITEVNSSLLPEDKVSIISQIENEGDYICMIGDGINDAAALKTSSIGMAMGTMGSDIAIDAADIALMGDDIVKTAYVKRLSNAIIYNIKINISISMIINVIAITLSLLGILNPITGALVHNIGSVLVVMNAARFARLYDKKV from the coding sequence ATTGAAGGTCCTTTAAGACTAATTCCAGATAAAGCCAAAAGGATAAAAAAATCAGATAACAATTCTCTTGCAGAAGAAATTGTAGATGTATCCACTCTGAGAATTGGAGATATGATTCGCATACTACCTGGTGAAATTATTGTTGCCGATGGAGAAATCATTTCAGGAGAAACCTCCGTTAATCAATCAGTTTTAACTGGAGAATCGCTTCCTGTTGACAAATTTGTAGGAGATGTTGTATTTACAGGAACTCTAAATTGCTTTGGCTCTATTGATGTAGCTGTAACAAAAACCCTTCAGAATTCTTCCCTAAAGAAAATGGTATTACTTGCTAAGGAGGCTGAAAACAAACAAGCTCCCATGCAAAAAATTGTGGATAAATGGGCTCAATGTCTGGTTCCCATAGCTTGTCTTATAGCTATTGTGGGATATTTTATTACCAAAGATCTTATTAAGGCAGTAACGATATTAGTGGTTTTTTGCCCTTGCGCATTAGCACTGGCTACACCAGTTTCTATTGTAGCTGCTATTGGACAAGCAACTAAATTTGGTGTAGTTATAAAATCTGGAGAAGCTTTAGAAAAAATGGGCAAGGTATCTGTAGTAGCTTTTGATAAAACAGGTACTTTAACAAAAGGAATACTTGAGGTAAGCGATATTATATCATTTAATATAGAAGAAAATAAATTATTATCTCTTGCTGCATCCTGTGAAAGCCATTCTGAACATCCCATAGGAAAGGCCATTACATCTTATGTCCGTGAAAAAAAAATACCAACTCATAGAGTTTCAAATTTTGTAATGTCTATAGGTAAAGGGGTGCATGGAATCGTACAAGAAAAACTCATCCTTTGTGGAAATGAAAAACTGCTTGAAGACTTTCATGTTTCTTATGAAGATTCTTTAAAACTTACACTTAATGAATTTTACAGTCAAGGAAAAGCTGTAGTAATTATTGCTGGAGATTATAAGGTAATAGGTTTTATTGCACTTTCTGATGTTCTTAAAGAAAACGTCAAAGAAGCAATATATTCTCTTCATTCTGCTGGTATACATCGTACCATACTTTTAACCGGAGATAATAAAAATGCAGCAGAGTATATCGCCAAAAAATCAGGTATTACAGAAGTAAATTCTTCTCTTCTTCCCGAAGATAAAGTTAGCATTATATCACAAATAGAAAATGAAGGTGATTACATATGTATGATTGGCGATGGAATCAATGATGCAGCTGCATTAAAAACATCCTCTATAGGAATGGCAATGGGAACAATGGGCAGCGATATTGCCATTGATGCTGCCGATATTGCCCTTATGGGAGATGATATCGTTAAAACGGCTTATGTAAAACGATTGTCCAATGCTATCATATATAATATCAAAATCAATATTTCAATATCCATGATAATTAATGTCATAGCCATTACATTATCTTTACTAGGAATATTAAATCCTATTACAGGGGCATTAGTGCATAATATTGGTTCTGTATTAGTGGTAATGAATGCCGCGAGATTCGCGAGATTGTATGATAAAAAAGTTTAA
- a CDS encoding metal-sensing transcriptional repressor gives MSQEKKHKHENTKMVINRLSRAIGHLESVKKMVQDERDCSEILIQMAAVKSAVNNIGKLILQDHLNHCITEAINTGDKSELEKFSDAIGKFMK, from the coding sequence ATGTCACAAGAAAAAAAACATAAACACGAGAATACCAAAATGGTTATAAATCGTTTATCACGTGCCATAGGACATCTTGAGTCAGTAAAAAAAATGGTACAAGATGAACGGGACTGCAGTGAAATATTAATTCAGATGGCAGCTGTAAAATCTGCAGTTAACAATATTGGCAAACTCATTTTACAAGATCACTTAAACCACTGCATTACAGAGGCAATAAATACCGGTGATAAATCTGAACTTGAAAAATTTTCTGATGCCATCGGAAAATTCATGAAATGA